The Brachyspira aalborgi genome has a segment encoding these proteins:
- a CDS encoding cation:dicarboxylate symporter family transporter: MSLYVLINIIIFLVLMAILYVMQKKHIDFTFRVLGALIMGLALGFLLRTLYASNIEIINKTIIWYNIVGNGYVRLLQMLVMPLIFVSITMALINIKGGSNLKKMTFSIIAVLMITTAISALVGILVSKGFGLDASKLQSLVGDISQGASNYEGRLESFNSKPIPQQLLEIIPTNPFSSLAGFGGSPTLSVVFFSALIGVSALGLKNKKPEIFDFFFKIMQTLHDIIMKIVSFVMRLTPFGVLALMTKFMASSDLNAFAQLGQFLIASYVAVIIMLLIHTIILIIFGYNPFKYYSKAFAVLTFAFSSRTSAGTLPLTTSTLTNGMGISEGVSNLSASLAVTIGQNGCAGIYPAMVVAMIAPTLGINIFEPYFLIKVIIIIAIGSFGIAGVGGGATNAALITLSALNFPVGLVAVLLGIEPIIDMGRTMLNVNDGMITAAVTGKICKEVDMDKFNAKYTSYSENI, from the coding sequence TTGAGTTTATATGTTTTAATTAATATAATAATATTTTTAGTATTAATGGCTATTCTTTATGTAATGCAAAAGAAACATATTGATTTTACATTTAGAGTATTAGGCGCGTTAATTATGGGTTTAGCTTTAGGTTTTTTATTAAGAACCTTATATGCATCAAATATAGAAATAATTAATAAAACTATAATTTGGTATAATATCGTAGGCAACGGATATGTTAGGCTTTTGCAAATGTTGGTAATGCCTCTTATATTTGTTTCTATAACTATGGCTTTGATTAATATAAAAGGCGGAAGCAATTTGAAAAAAATGACTTTCAGCATTATAGCGGTATTAATGATAACAACCGCAATATCTGCTTTGGTTGGAATTTTGGTTTCAAAAGGTTTTGGATTAGACGCTTCAAAATTACAATCTTTAGTTGGCGATATTTCTCAAGGAGCTTCAAATTACGAAGGCAGACTTGAAAGTTTTAATTCAAAGCCCATTCCTCAACAATTATTAGAGATTATTCCTACAAATCCCTTTTCGTCTTTAGCGGGATTTGGAGGCTCGCCGACTTTATCGGTAGTATTCTTTTCCGCTTTAATCGGAGTTTCGGCTTTAGGCTTAAAAAATAAAAAACCTGAAATTTTCGATTTCTTTTTTAAGATAATGCAAACTTTACATGATATTATAATGAAAATAGTTTCTTTCGTTATGAGATTAACTCCTTTCGGCGTATTGGCTCTTATGACAAAATTTATGGCTTCAAGCGATTTAAATGCTTTCGCTCAATTAGGACAGTTTTTAATCGCTTCTTATGTAGCTGTAATTATTATGCTTTTAATTCATACAATTATACTTATAATATTCGGATATAATCCTTTTAAATACTATTCAAAAGCTTTTGCAGTTCTTACTTTTGCTTTTTCTTCAAGAACGAGTGCGGGAACTTTGCCTTTAACTACTTCTACTTTAACAAATGGAATGGGAATTTCCGAAGGAGTATCAAATTTATCGGCTTCGCTAGCGGTTACAATAGGACAAAACGGATGCGCGGGAATTTATCCCGCTATGGTTGTCGCTATGATAGCGCCTACTTTGGGAATAAATATTTTTGAGCCTTATTTTTTAATAAAGGTTATAATAATAATAGCTATCGGAAGTTTTGGAATAGCGGGAGTCGGCGGAGGAGCTACAAACGCCGCTTTAATTACGCTTTCCGCTTTGAATTTTCCCGTAGGTTTGGTTGCCGTTCTTTTGGGAATAGAGCCTATTATAGATATGGGAAGAACTATGCTTAATGTTAATGACGGCATGATAACTGCGGCGGTTACGGGAAAGATTTGTAAAGAAGTAGATATGGATAAATTTAACGCTAAATATACATCCTATTCTGAAAATATATAA
- the gpmA gene encoding 2,3-diphosphoglycerate-dependent phosphoglycerate mutase, protein MTKVVLIRHGESVWNKENLFTGWADVTLSEKGIEEAKNGGKELKKAGFTFDKAYTSTLTRAIKTLNLVLEEMGLLWIPVEKAWQLNERHYGALQGLNKSQTAEKYGEEQVKVWRRSYDTPPPALEKTDERFPGHDARYKSLTEKELPLTECLKDTVARVVPYWENIILPDIKAGKKIIIAAHGNSLRALVKYLDNISDADITELNIPTGMPLVYELDDNFKAINKQYLGDPEAVKKAMEAVANQGKKK, encoded by the coding sequence ATGACAAAAGTAGTTTTAATTCGTCATGGAGAAAGCGTTTGGAATAAGGAAAATCTTTTTACGGGTTGGGCTGATGTTACTCTATCTGAAAAAGGAATTGAAGAAGCTAAAAATGGCGGTAAAGAATTAAAAAAAGCGGGATTTACTTTCGATAAAGCCTACACTTCCACTCTCACAAGAGCGATAAAAACTTTAAATTTAGTTTTGGAAGAGATGGGACTTTTATGGATACCAGTCGAAAAGGCTTGGCAGTTAAATGAAAGGCATTACGGAGCTTTGCAAGGATTAAACAAATCTCAAACGGCTGAAAAATATGGAGAAGAGCAGGTTAAAGTTTGGCGAAGAAGTTATGACACCCCGCCTCCAGCTTTGGAAAAAACTGACGAAAGATTTCCAGGACATGACGCAAGATATAAAAGTTTAACCGAAAAAGAACTTCCATTAACCGAATGTTTGAAAGATACGGTTGCAAGAGTAGTGCCTTATTGGGAAAATATTATTCTGCCCGATATTAAAGCGGGCAAAAAAATAATAATAGCGGCGCATGGCAATAGTTTAAGAGCTTTAGTAAAATATCTTGATAATATTTCGGATGCGGATATTACAGAATTAAATATACCAACGGGAATGCCTTTAGTTTATGAGCTTGACGATAATTTTAAGGCGATTAATAAACAATATTTAGGCGACCCTGAAGCGGTTAAAAAAGCTATGGAAGCTGTGGCAAATCAAGGAAAAAAGAAATAA
- the smpB gene encoding SsrA-binding protein SmpB translates to MSKKNKKEKNNISSGEIVKNKKALFNYEIIEKYESGIVLLGTEVKSLRERAVNMSDSYASFKKGELFIVNMHISQYHFGNRNNHEPLRERKLLMKKRELKRLFGKVKEQGLTLIPISLYFSKGKIKVEIALAKGKKLHDKRETLKRKTLDREMERYIKR, encoded by the coding sequence ATGTCTAAAAAAAATAAAAAAGAAAAAAATAATATTTCTTCTGGCGAGATAGTTAAAAATAAAAAAGCGCTTTTTAATTATGAGATTATAGAAAAATACGAATCTGGAATAGTTTTGCTTGGAACGGAAGTCAAATCTTTAAGAGAGCGAGCCGTAAATATGTCCGATAGCTACGCTTCGTTTAAAAAAGGCGAGCTTTTTATAGTTAATATGCATATATCTCAATATCATTTTGGAAATAGAAATAATCATGAGCCTTTGCGAGAGCGAAAACTTTTAATGAAAAAAAGAGAATTAAAGCGTTTATTCGGAAAAGTTAAAGAACAAGGACTTACTTTAATTCCAATAAGTTTATATTTTAGCAAAGGAAAAATTAAAGTTGAAATAGCTTTAGCGAAAGGCAAAAAACTTCATGACAAACGAGAAACTCTAAAAAGAAAAACTTTAGACAGAGAAATGGAAAGATATATCAAAAGATAA
- a CDS encoding glycine--tRNA ligase subunit alpha: protein MTFTDLIMNLNKFWSDNGCIIQQGYDLEVGAGTFNPATALRALGPEPFNVAYVEPSRRPTDGRYGENPNRLQHYYQYQVIMKPSPDNIQDLYIESLGALGINFKDHDIRFVHDDWESPTLGAWGLGWEVWLDGMEITQFTYFQAVGGINLKPITGEITYGLERICMYLQNVDNVYDLEWGHGIKYGDVHLQGEKEFSKYNFEIADIDMYFRHFKEYEEECDKCLANGCVLPAYDMVMKSSHVFNMLDARNAISVTERAGYIARVRELMKKVSSAYISSREAMNYPLIKNK, encoded by the coding sequence ATGACATTTACCGATTTAATAATGAATTTAAATAAATTTTGGAGCGATAACGGTTGCATAATTCAGCAAGGCTATGATTTGGAAGTTGGAGCTGGAACTTTTAATCCCGCTACGGCTTTAAGGGCTTTGGGACCAGAGCCTTTCAATGTCGCTTATGTAGAGCCTTCAAGGAGACCGACTGACGGAAGATACGGAGAAAATCCGAATAGACTTCAACATTATTATCAATATCAGGTTATAATGAAACCTTCGCCCGATAATATTCAAGATTTATATATTGAAAGTTTGGGAGCTTTGGGAATAAATTTTAAAGACCATGATATTCGCTTTGTTCATGACGATTGGGAATCTCCGACACTTGGCGCTTGGGGATTGGGTTGGGAAGTTTGGCTTGACGGAATGGAAATAACTCAATTCACATATTTTCAAGCGGTTGGCGGAATAAACTTAAAACCTATAACGGGCGAGATTACCTACGGACTTGAAAGAATATGCATGTATTTGCAAAATGTAGATAATGTTTACGATTTAGAATGGGGACATGGAATAAAATACGGCGATGTTCATTTGCAAGGCGAAAAAGAATTTTCTAAATATAATTTTGAAATTGCAGATATCGACATGTATTTTAGACATTTCAAAGAATACGAAGAAGAATGCGATAAATGTCTTGCAAACGGATGCGTTCTTCCAGCTTACGATATGGTTATGAAAAGTTCGCATGTTTTTAATATGCTTGATGCAAGAAACGCAATTAGCGTAACGGAAAGAGCGGGCTATATAGCAAGAGTTAGAGAGCTTATGAAAAAAGTTTCTTCGGCTTATATTTCTTCAAGAGAGGCTATGAATTATCCTCTTATAAAAAATAAATAA
- a CDS encoding PTS transporter subunit EIIB: protein MELNYKELATKIIELVGKENISSVSHCATRLRLIVKDKNKVNVSEIEKLEKVNGIFFDAGQYQIILGEKITKYIFNEISNMGYTII, encoded by the coding sequence ATGGAATTAAATTATAAAGAATTAGCTACAAAAATAATTGAATTGGTAGGAAAGGAAAATATATCTTCCGTATCTCATTGCGCGACAAGATTAAGATTAATTGTCAAAGATAAAAATAAAGTTAATGTTTCTGAAATTGAAAAATTAGAAAAAGTTAATGGAATATTTTTTGATGCTGGACAATATCAAATAATACTTGGCGAAAAAATAACGAAATATATTTTTAATGAAATTTCAAATATGGGATATACGATTATATAA
- a CDS encoding DUF4384 domain-containing protein, which translates to MKFKISNILKYIILLFVLYLSLYPQEKFKEKKLKVATIDLDNHFKENKPLRKEIVRTINRYHYLKQKMTISVDREKKYLFGTNQLNLKNGLTVASNLNVRIAIIIKSERILITNNTATNKIEDSNQAGTNFGFSNNLKDAFNQIFENYKIVEDTILNNLFFTNNNNTNLSNNLRNEKRYNNNNENEEERFELKYNFNVIDIERNDILKEYKLVSSNQAMTTIQNISDYLEAYFAKLVFDSVEPKKNDININFTIEKISSGNRTNSIYYNGNVTEGDFINLKFNPNKNGYLYIFALQNNGNMILMHPNDFNNFINNNNVQKDEIEANKNYSIPPENSKFSIIVSPINIEEEKLKIKNIDSFYAIYTKRKQGWITARYFNGDGFKICPKNKTADFAFKLKNKLKLKYEWQMSKIYLNVFSKMKR; encoded by the coding sequence TTGAAATTTAAAATTTCTAATATTTTAAAATATATAATTTTATTATTTGTATTATATTTATCTTTATATCCTCAAGAAAAATTTAAAGAAAAAAAATTAAAAGTCGCCACTATAGATTTGGATAATCATTTTAAGGAAAATAAACCTTTAAGAAAAGAAATCGTTAGAACTATAAACAGATATCATTACTTAAAACAAAAAATGACAATATCCGTTGATAGAGAAAAAAAATATTTATTTGGAACGAATCAATTAAATTTAAAAAACGGTTTAACTGTCGCCTCTAATTTAAATGTTAGAATTGCAATAATCATTAAAAGCGAAAGAATATTAATAACAAATAATACGGCTACAAATAAAATTGAAGATAGCAATCAAGCGGGAACTAATTTTGGATTTAGCAATAATTTGAAAGACGCTTTTAATCAAATATTTGAAAATTATAAAATAGTAGAAGATACTATTTTAAATAATCTTTTTTTTACTAATAATAACAATACGAATTTAAGCAATAATTTAAGAAACGAAAAAAGATATAATAATAATAATGAAAATGAAGAAGAAAGATTTGAGCTTAAATATAATTTTAATGTTATCGATATTGAAAGAAACGATATTTTAAAAGAATATAAATTAGTCTCTTCAAATCAAGCTATGACAACTATTCAAAATATATCCGATTATTTGGAAGCATATTTTGCAAAGTTAGTATTTGATTCGGTTGAGCCTAAAAAAAACGATATCAACATTAATTTTACTATAGAAAAAATATCTTCAGGCAATAGAACTAATTCAATATATTATAACGGCAATGTTACCGAAGGAGATTTTATAAACCTTAAATTTAATCCTAATAAAAACGGATATTTATATATATTTGCATTACAAAATAACGGCAATATGATTTTAATGCATCCAAACGATTTTAATAATTTTATAAATAATAATAATGTTCAAAAAGACGAAATTGAAGCGAATAAAAATTATTCTATACCGCCAGAAAATTCAAAATTTAGCATAATTGTAAGTCCCATAAATATCGAAGAAGAAAAATTAAAAATAAAAAATATTGATAGTTTTTACGCTATTTATACTAAAAGAAAACAAGGTTGGATTACAGCGCGATATTTTAACGGAGACGGTTTTAAGATTTGTCCTAAAAATAAAACCGCGGATTTTGCATTCAAATTAAAAAATAAATTAAAATTAAAATATGAATGGCAAATGTCTAAAATATATTTAAATGTATTTTCAAAAATGAAAAGATAA